A portion of the Punica granatum isolate Tunisia-2019 chromosome 7, ASM765513v2, whole genome shotgun sequence genome contains these proteins:
- the LOC116214980 gene encoding gibberellin receptor GID1C-like: MAGSNEVNLSESKMVVPLNTWVLISNFKLAYNLLRRPDGTFNRHLAEFLDRKVPANANPVDGVFSFDVKIDGATSLLTRIYRPFYGEEPRPQNLTDLEKPIDAEVLPVIIFFHGGSFTHSSSNSAIYDTLCRRLVGICKAVVVSVNYRRAPENRYPCAYDDGWTALKWVNTRSWLQSKVDSKVHIFLAGDSSGGNIVHNVALRAVDSGIKVLGNILLNPMFGGEERTESENRLDGRYFVTLRDRDWYWRAFLPEGANRDHPACNPFGPNGKSLEGIKFPKSLVVVAGLDLIQDWQLSFVKGLEKYGQKVKLLYLKQATIGFYLLPNNDHFYTVMDEINSFINPDTNFDSE; this comes from the exons ATGGCGGGGAGCAATGAAGTGAATCTCAGTGAATCTAAG ATGGTTGTTCCACTGAACACATGGGTCCTCATCTCAAATTTCAAGCTAGCTTACAACCTTCTTCGCCGGCCTGATGGGACTTTTAACCGCCACTTGGCTGAGTTCCTCGACCGTAAAGTTCCTGCAAATGCGAATCCAGTGGATGGAGTTTTCTCTTTTGATGTTAAAATCGACGGGGCGACCAGCCTTCTGACTCGGATTTATCGGCCCTTTTATGGGGAAGAGCCTCGGCCGCAGAACTTAACTGATCTTGAGAAGCCCATTGACGCTGAAGTCTTGCCTGTGATAATATTCTTTCATGGTGGAAGTTTTACTCATTCTTCCTCGAACAGTGCCATATATGACACCCTGTGCAGGAGGCTAGTAGGCATTTGTAAGGCCGTTGTGGTTTCAGTAAATTACCGCCGCGCCCCTGAGAATCGGTATCCTTGTGCCTATGACGATGGTTGGACTGCCCTCAAATGGGTTAACACGAGATCATGGCTTCAGAGTAAGGTTGACTCCAAGGTCCACATTTTCCTAGCTGGTGATAGCTCCGGTGGTAATATTGTCCATAATGTTGCATTAAGAGCTGTGGACTCTGGGATCAAAGTATTGGGGAATATATTGCTCAACCCGATGTTTGGTGGGGAGGAGAGGACCGAATCGGAGAACCGTTTGGATGGGAGGTATTTTGTAACATTACGGGATCGGGATTGGTATTGGAGAGCATTTCTGCCCGAGGGGGCGAATAGAGACCATCCCGCATGTAACCCTTTTGGCCCTAATGGTAAGAGCCTTGAAGGGATCAAGTTCCCCAAAAGTCTTGTTGTTGTGGCGGGTTTGGACCTTATTCAAGATTGGCAATTGTCTTTTGTGAAAGGCCTCGAGAAGTATGGTCAGAAGGTTAAGCTTCTCTATCTGAAGCAAGCAACAATCGGGTTCTATTTGCTGCCGAATAATGACCACTTCTACACTGTCATGGACGAGATAAATAGCTTCATAAATCCTGACACGAATTTTGACAGTGAATAG